A region of Sphingobium baderi DNA encodes the following proteins:
- the nuoK gene encoding NADH-quinone oxidoreductase subunit NuoK translates to MIGLQHYMVVSAILFVMGVLGIFINRKNVIIILMAIELILLSVNINFVAFSAFLGDLVGQVFSMFVLTVAAGEAAIGLAILVIYFRGRGTIAVDDVNRMKG, encoded by the coding sequence GTGATCGGTCTTCAGCACTATATGGTGGTCAGCGCGATCCTGTTCGTGATGGGCGTGCTCGGCATCTTCATCAATCGCAAGAATGTCATCATCATCCTGATGGCGATCGAGTTGATCCTGCTCAGCGTGAACATCAACTTCGTCGCTTTCAGCGCTTTTCTGGGCGATCTGGTGGGGCAGGTGTTCAGCATGTTCGTGCTGACCGTCGCGGCGGGTGAGGCGGCCATCGGCCTTGCCATCCTCGTTATCTATTTCCGCGGTCGGGGCACCATTGCCGTCGATGATGTCAACCGGATGAAGGGCTGA
- the nuoN gene encoding NADH-quinone oxidoreductase subunit NuoN, translating into MIDTASLLAVLPELILTAGGLALLLTAAFGGEGMARFVNWLSVIILAVAGVALCCSLEHGPDAFDGLVRADAFSVFAKALIYGAAAAAILLAPRFFAVGHTIRAEYPVLILFAAVGMGMMVSAGDMLTLYVGLEMNSLASYVLASFMRQDERSSEAGLKYFVLGSLASGILLYGTALLYGFTGSTAFDGISLALSDGVSKGELFGLVFVLAGLAFKISAVPFHMWTPDVYEGAPTPVTTFFASAPKVAAVALTVRVAIEALGPAGLDWQQIVIFVALASIIFGAVAAIGQTNIKRLMAYSSINNVGFALIGLAAGTPAGVAATMSYMAIYVLMTIGSFACILQMRDAEGNPVETIASLAGLSQSRKGLSAAFAIFMFSMAGIPPLFGFWAKFLVFDAAVAANLAALAAIGIAASVIGAYYYLKIIKTIYFDEPAAAYEARGGAVENMILTACAVVIVLGYLLNPVLDKASAAAAASLF; encoded by the coding sequence ATGATCGATACAGCTTCCCTTCTGGCGGTCCTGCCCGAACTGATCCTGACGGCTGGCGGACTGGCGCTGCTCCTGACCGCAGCCTTTGGCGGCGAGGGCATGGCGCGCTTCGTAAACTGGCTTTCCGTGATTATCCTTGCGGTGGCGGGCGTGGCCCTGTGCTGTTCTCTGGAACACGGTCCTGATGCCTTTGATGGATTGGTGCGGGCGGATGCTTTCTCGGTCTTTGCCAAAGCGCTGATCTATGGTGCCGCAGCAGCCGCGATCCTGTTGGCCCCGCGCTTCTTTGCCGTGGGTCATACCATTCGCGCGGAATATCCGGTCCTCATCCTGTTCGCCGCCGTCGGTATGGGGATGATGGTGTCGGCGGGCGATATGCTCACGCTCTATGTCGGTCTGGAGATGAACAGCCTTGCCTCCTATGTGTTGGCGAGCTTCATGCGTCAGGATGAGCGTTCGTCGGAGGCAGGTCTTAAATATTTCGTGCTGGGTTCGCTGGCGAGTGGTATTCTGCTTTACGGCACGGCGCTGCTCTACGGCTTTACCGGCAGCACGGCATTTGATGGCATTTCGCTCGCCCTGTCGGACGGTGTGTCCAAGGGTGAGCTGTTCGGGTTGGTCTTCGTTCTTGCAGGGCTGGCGTTCAAGATCAGCGCGGTGCCGTTTCACATGTGGACGCCAGACGTCTATGAGGGCGCGCCCACGCCAGTCACTACCTTCTTTGCCAGCGCACCCAAGGTTGCGGCGGTCGCCCTGACAGTCCGCGTCGCGATCGAGGCGCTGGGACCGGCGGGTCTTGACTGGCAGCAGATCGTGATCTTCGTGGCGCTGGCCTCGATCATTTTCGGGGCCGTGGCGGCAATCGGCCAGACCAATATCAAGCGGCTGATGGCCTATTCGTCAATCAACAATGTGGGCTTCGCGCTGATCGGCCTCGCCGCAGGCACGCCCGCAGGCGTTGCCGCAACGATGAGCTATATGGCGATCTATGTGCTGATGACGATCGGCAGCTTCGCCTGCATCCTGCAGATGCGCGATGCGGAGGGCAATCCAGTCGAAACGATCGCCAGCCTTGCGGGTCTGTCGCAATCGCGCAAGGGGCTGTCGGCGGCGTTTGCGATTTTCATGTTCTCCATGGCCGGCATCCCGCCGCTGTTCGGTTTTTGGGCGAAGTTCCTGGTGTTCGATGCGGCTGTGGCGGCCAATCTCGCGGCGCTTGCGGCAATCGGCATCGCGGCGTCCGTGATCGGCGCCTATTATTATCTGAAGATCATCAAGACGATCTATTTCGACGAACCCGCAGCCGCTTATGAAGCGCGCGGCGGCGCGGTCGAAAATATGATCCTGACCGCTTGCGCCGTCGTGATCGTGCTGGGTTATCTGCTCAACCCCGTGCTGGATAAGGCTAGCGCGGCAGCGGCGGCGTCGCTGTTCTGA
- a CDS encoding ribonuclease J, with the protein MTPGDELLFLALGGSGEIGMNVNLYGCQGKWVMVDLGLTFADPAYPGVELILPDLSFIEERRDDLLGIVLTHGHEDHIGAIPYLAADLGVPLYATPFTAGLIRLKLEEEGLVQEVELNVIENEGSFALGPFGFRYVPLAHSIPEGNAVLIDTRYGRIFHTGDWKLDERPLLGAPSTPEELTAIGDEGVLALVCDSTNVFNSEASGSEGDVREGLMATISGAKGRVLVTTFASNAARLQTLGEVAVATGRRLCVAGRSLDRIISNARNAGYLKDFPPTIDWDAAMALPRNEVMIVATGGQGEARAALSRIAFDSHPIKLAEGDLVVFSSKQIPGNEIAIGRIQNALATSGVLMVTDRQAEVHVSGHPGRPELEAMYRWIRPEILLPVHGERRHMAEQARLGLTLGIRNAVVQSNGDLLRLAPGGPEIIGHEASGRLVLDGDVILPADGTTMNERRKIALHGQISVAVAVDSKGRVVGQPALRTQGVPVEEDKAAFLEEAAAEAAQAVAKGAREEEALRERIRLAVRRTATRWTGKKPVVDVLLIRA; encoded by the coding sequence ATGACACCCGGAGACGAGCTGCTCTTCCTGGCCCTTGGCGGGTCGGGAGAGATCGGCATGAACGTCAATCTTTACGGTTGCCAGGGAAAATGGGTGATGGTGGACCTGGGTCTGACCTTCGCCGATCCTGCCTATCCCGGCGTGGAACTGATATTGCCAGACCTCTCCTTTATCGAGGAGCGGCGGGATGACCTGTTGGGCATTGTCCTGACGCATGGTCATGAAGACCATATCGGAGCCATCCCCTATCTGGCCGCCGATCTCGGGGTGCCGCTTTATGCCACGCCGTTCACGGCGGGCCTTATCCGGTTGAAGCTGGAAGAGGAAGGGTTGGTTCAGGAGGTCGAACTCAACGTCATCGAAAATGAGGGCAGCTTTGCGCTTGGTCCCTTCGGTTTCCGTTATGTGCCGCTGGCGCATTCGATCCCCGAAGGCAATGCGGTGCTGATCGACACGCGTTACGGCCGCATCTTTCACACCGGCGACTGGAAGCTGGATGAGCGGCCCCTGCTTGGCGCGCCATCGACGCCGGAGGAGTTGACCGCGATCGGCGACGAAGGCGTGCTGGCCCTTGTGTGCGACAGCACCAACGTGTTCAATTCCGAAGCCAGCGGGTCGGAAGGCGATGTGCGCGAAGGTCTGATGGCGACCATATCCGGGGCTAAGGGACGCGTGCTGGTCACGACCTTTGCGTCCAATGCCGCCCGCCTCCAGACCCTTGGCGAGGTCGCGGTGGCGACGGGCCGTCGCCTTTGCGTCGCCGGGCGTTCGCTCGACCGGATCATTTCCAATGCGCGCAACGCTGGCTATCTCAAGGATTTTCCGCCGACGATCGATTGGGACGCTGCGATGGCATTGCCACGCAATGAAGTGATGATCGTGGCGACTGGCGGGCAGGGAGAAGCGCGTGCCGCCCTGTCCCGCATTGCCTTCGATTCCCATCCTATCAAGCTGGCTGAAGGCGATCTGGTCGTCTTTTCCTCCAAGCAGATTCCCGGCAATGAAATCGCAATCGGTCGTATCCAGAACGCCCTGGCGACCAGCGGCGTGCTGATGGTGACGGACAGACAGGCCGAGGTCCATGTATCGGGCCATCCCGGTCGGCCGGAACTGGAAGCCATGTATCGCTGGATTCGCCCGGAAATATTATTGCCTGTCCATGGCGAGCGTCGGCACATGGCCGAGCAGGCCCGGCTGGGCCTGACGTTGGGCATCCGCAATGCCGTGGTGCAATCCAATGGCGATCTGTTGCGGTTGGCGCCCGGAGGCCCGGAAATCATCGGTCATGAAGCGAGCGGCAGGCTTGTGCTGGATGGCGACGTCATCCTGCCCGCTGACGGCACGACCATGAATGAACGGCGCAAGATAGCCTTGCATGGCCAGATCAGCGTTGCGGTGGCTGTGGATTCGAAGGGACGCGTGGTCGGGCAACCGGCGCTTCGCACGCAGGGTGTCCCGGTCGAAGAGGATAAGGCTGCATTTCTGGAAGAAGCCGCTGCCGAGGCAGCCCAGGCGGTTGCCAAGGGTGCGCGGGAAGAGGAAGCATTGCGGGAACGCATTCGCCTTGCCGTCCGCCGGACAGCGACGCGCTGGACCGGTAAGAAGCCGGTGGTGGACGTCCTCCTCATTCGCGCCTAA
- a CDS encoding NADH-quinone oxidoreductase subunit M — MDGFPILSLMMAVPMAGAIACLFAGAQQARWIALLATLADLVLGIVLWINFDQSASAPQWQFQEYAPIFGRFAWALGIDGIALMLIALTVFLMPICIGASWQAIEKRVGEYMAAFLFMEVLMIGVFTAQDLYLFYIMFEAGLIPMYLIIGIWGGADRIYASYKFFLYTLLGSVLMLIAMMWMVHEAGTTEIPALMAYNFDPHVEIWLWLAFFASFAVKMPMWPVHTWLPDAHVQAPTAGSVILAGVLLKMGGYGFIRFSLPMFPEASAQLAPLVWGLSMVAVVYTSLVALVQSDMKKLIAYSSVAHMAIVTLGLFAFNQAGLEGSMMVMLGHGLVSGALFLCVGVIYDRLHTREIARYGGLAINMPKYAVLFLLFTMAAVGLPGTSNFVGEFLSLMGVYQVSTWAALVGTSGIILGAAYMLYLYRRICYGEQKNADAAAMPDLSVREVALLAPIAAVVLWMGVYPESFLAPMRPAIHALEARLASAAPAGDSKIEMGAPKPVGEGAVHEEVAAHGEAH; from the coding sequence ATGGACGGCTTCCCCATCCTTTCCCTGATGATGGCAGTGCCGATGGCGGGGGCCATCGCCTGTCTGTTCGCGGGCGCTCAGCAGGCGCGCTGGATCGCTCTGCTGGCGACGCTGGCCGATCTGGTGCTGGGCATCGTGCTGTGGATCAACTTCGACCAGTCGGCCAGCGCGCCGCAATGGCAGTTCCAGGAATATGCCCCGATCTTCGGGCGCTTTGCCTGGGCCTTGGGGATTGACGGCATCGCCCTGATGCTGATCGCGCTCACCGTATTCCTGATGCCGATCTGCATCGGCGCGAGCTGGCAGGCGATCGAGAAGCGGGTCGGCGAATATATGGCTGCTTTCCTGTTCATGGAGGTGCTGATGATCGGCGTCTTCACGGCGCAGGATCTCTATCTCTTCTACATCATGTTCGAAGCGGGCCTTATTCCGATGTATCTCATCATCGGCATCTGGGGCGGCGCGGACCGCATCTATGCCTCCTACAAGTTCTTCCTCTATACGCTGCTCGGCTCGGTGCTGATGCTGATCGCGATGATGTGGATGGTGCATGAAGCCGGGACGACCGAAATCCCCGCACTGATGGCCTATAATTTCGATCCGCATGTCGAGATATGGCTATGGCTGGCCTTCTTCGCGAGCTTTGCCGTCAAGATGCCGATGTGGCCGGTCCATACCTGGCTTCCCGACGCGCACGTTCAGGCGCCGACCGCCGGTTCCGTCATTCTGGCGGGCGTGCTCCTCAAGATGGGCGGTTACGGGTTCATCCGCTTCTCGCTGCCCATGTTTCCGGAGGCATCCGCGCAACTCGCGCCGCTGGTCTGGGGCCTGTCGATGGTGGCGGTGGTCTACACCAGCCTCGTCGCGCTGGTGCAGTCGGACATGAAGAAGCTGATCGCTTATTCCTCGGTCGCGCATATGGCAATCGTGACGCTGGGCCTGTTCGCCTTCAATCAGGCGGGTCTGGAAGGCTCGATGATGGTGATGCTGGGACACGGCCTCGTGTCGGGCGCATTGTTCCTGTGCGTCGGCGTGATCTATGATCGCCTGCACACGCGGGAGATCGCGCGTTATGGCGGGCTGGCCATCAACATGCCTAAATATGCGGTGCTGTTCCTGCTGTTCACGATGGCGGCGGTCGGCCTGCCGGGCACCAGCAACTTCGTGGGTGAGTTCCTGTCGCTGATGGGGGTCTATCAGGTTTCGACCTGGGCGGCTCTGGTCGGCACGTCCGGCATCATCCTTGGGGCGGCCTATATGCTCTATCTCTATCGTCGCATCTGCTATGGCGAACAGAAGAATGCCGATGCGGCGGCTATGCCCGACCTGTCGGTCAGGGAAGTCGCGCTGCTCGCGCCCATTGCCGCGGTCGTGCTGTGGATGGGGGTTTATCCGGAAAGTTTCCTCGCGCCCATGCGTCCTGCCATTCATGCGCTGGAAGCGCGCCTCGCATCCGCCGCTCCAGCGGGAGATTCCAAGATTGAGATGGGTGCGCCCAAGCCGGTTGGAGAAGGTGCGGTCCATGAAGAAGTTGCCGCGCATGGGGAGGCGCACTGA
- the nuoH gene encoding NADH-quinone oxidoreductase subunit NuoH yields MTAFFQNLGLPYDGAWLLSTVIGILLIALPLMLAVAMIIYADRKIWAAMALRRGPNVVGPFGLLQSFADGAKVFLQETIIPSAANRTLFIIAPIITFTIALMAWAVIPFQVGVVLANINVGLLYILAVSSLGVYGIVLAGWASNSKYPFYSAIRASAQMISYEVSIGFILITVVLWAGSFNLSTIVESQKGYYGFLNGHGFNPLLFPMAIIFLISAMAETARAPFDLTEAESELVAGYQTEYSSMSFALYWLGEYANVLLMCALNAILFWGGYLPPFDWAPLYYVPGILWLFAKILFFFFVFSWVKATVPRYRYDQLMRLGWKIFLPTSLLFVFLVSGFLMLTRYGGAQ; encoded by the coding sequence ATGACCGCTTTTTTCCAGAATCTCGGCCTGCCTTATGATGGCGCATGGCTGCTTTCCACGGTCATCGGCATCCTGCTGATCGCCCTGCCGCTGATGCTGGCTGTGGCGATGATCATCTACGCCGACCGCAAGATCTGGGCGGCGATGGCGCTGCGCCGTGGCCCGAACGTCGTCGGTCCCTTCGGCTTGCTCCAGTCCTTCGCGGATGGAGCCAAGGTGTTCCTCCAGGAAACCATCATTCCATCGGCCGCGAACAGAACCCTGTTCATCATCGCGCCGATCATCACCTTCACAATAGCCTTGATGGCCTGGGCGGTGATCCCGTTCCAGGTGGGCGTGGTGTTGGCGAACATCAATGTCGGCCTGCTTTATATCCTCGCGGTTTCGTCCCTTGGCGTTTACGGCATCGTGCTTGCGGGCTGGGCATCGAATTCCAAATATCCCTTTTATTCCGCGATCCGCGCCAGCGCGCAGATGATCTCCTATGAAGTCTCGATCGGCTTCATCCTGATCACCGTCGTGCTGTGGGCCGGCAGCTTCAACCTCTCGACCATCGTTGAAAGCCAGAAGGGCTATTATGGTTTTCTGAACGGCCATGGTTTCAATCCGTTGCTGTTCCCGATGGCAATCATCTTCCTGATCTCTGCCATGGCGGAAACGGCGCGTGCTCCGTTCGATCTCACCGAAGCGGAGTCCGAGCTGGTCGCGGGCTATCAGACTGAATATTCGTCCATGTCCTTTGCCCTCTATTGGCTGGGCGAATATGCGAACGTGCTGTTGATGTGTGCGCTCAACGCCATCCTGTTCTGGGGCGGTTATCTGCCGCCGTTCGATTGGGCGCCGCTCTATTATGTGCCAGGCATCCTCTGGCTGTTCGCCAAGATACTGTTCTTCTTCTTCGTCTTCTCCTGGGTGAAGGCGACGGTGCCTCGCTACCGCTATGACCAGTTGATGCGGCTGGGCTGGAAAATCTTCCTGCCGACCTCGCTGCTGTTTGTCTTCCTGGTGTCGGGCTTCCTCATGCTGACGCGCTATGGAGGCGCACAATGA
- a CDS encoding type III pantothenate kinase: MLLAIDAGNTNVVFALLSEGEIRARWRIATDPRRTADEYAVWLNQLLMLEGYAIGDVDAVIIATVVPRALHNLQVLAEKYFKVEPLIAGHAPVEWGVELDVEQPSSVGADRVVNAIAAHHLYEGDLIVIDFGTATTFDVVDYKGAYKGGIIAAGINLSLDALVAAAAKLPKIAIAPPENRSVIGRTTEAQMHIGVFWGYVAMMEGLVARLRAEIGRPTKVISTGGLAVLFDENSDIFDAIAPDLTIQGLALLHERSKQA; encoded by the coding sequence ATGCTTCTCGCGATTGACGCGGGCAATACCAACGTCGTTTTCGCGCTTCTGAGTGAAGGGGAAATCCGTGCGCGCTGGCGCATTGCGACCGATCCCAGACGGACTGCGGACGAATATGCCGTGTGGCTGAACCAGTTGCTGATGCTGGAAGGCTATGCGATCGGGGATGTCGACGCCGTCATCATCGCAACGGTCGTGCCGCGTGCGCTCCATAATCTTCAGGTGCTGGCTGAGAAATATTTCAAGGTTGAACCGCTGATCGCCGGCCATGCTCCAGTGGAGTGGGGCGTGGAACTGGATGTCGAGCAACCTTCTTCGGTGGGCGCCGATCGGGTTGTAAATGCCATTGCGGCGCACCATCTTTACGAAGGCGATCTGATCGTCATTGATTTCGGCACCGCGACGACATTTGACGTGGTGGATTACAAGGGCGCTTACAAGGGCGGCATCATCGCAGCAGGCATCAACCTGTCTCTCGACGCACTGGTCGCGGCGGCAGCGAAGTTGCCCAAGATAGCGATCGCGCCGCCGGAGAACCGATCAGTTATTGGTCGCACTACCGAAGCGCAGATGCATATCGGCGTATTCTGGGGTTATGTGGCGATGATGGAAGGACTGGTCGCCCGCTTGCGTGCGGAAATCGGCCGTCCGACCAAAGTGATTTCGACGGGGGGCCTTGCGGTCCTCTTTGATGAGAATAGCGATATTTTCGATGCCATCGCGCCCGACCTGACCATTCAGGGACTGGCGCTGCTGCACGAACGGAGTAAACAAGCATAA
- a CDS encoding NADH-quinone oxidoreductase subunit J, whose protein sequence is MIHVFAFYLFAALVVCSGALTILSRNPVHSVLWLILAFFNAAGLMVLLGAEFIAMLLVIVYVGAVAVLFLFVVMMLDIDFAELRAGFVDYLPFGMLIALVLLAEIVLGIGIWSAGPIELAQRAAPVNPELSNIQAIGGLLYTRYIFLFEAAGIILLVAMIGAIVLTHRARGGVRGQNIARQNRRRPEEAIRNVNQPVGQGVEL, encoded by the coding sequence GTGATTCACGTCTTCGCCTTTTACCTGTTCGCCGCGCTCGTGGTGTGCAGCGGCGCGCTGACGATCCTGTCGCGCAATCCGGTTCATTCGGTGCTGTGGCTGATCCTGGCGTTCTTCAACGCGGCGGGCCTGATGGTCCTGCTGGGCGCCGAGTTCATCGCGATGCTGCTTGTCATCGTCTATGTGGGGGCGGTCGCCGTGCTGTTCCTGTTCGTGGTCATGATGCTCGACATCGACTTCGCGGAATTGCGTGCCGGTTTCGTCGATTATCTGCCCTTCGGCATGTTGATCGCGCTGGTGCTGCTGGCCGAGATCGTGCTGGGCATCGGCATCTGGAGCGCCGGGCCTATCGAACTGGCCCAGCGCGCCGCGCCGGTGAACCCGGAACTGAGCAATATCCAGGCGATCGGCGGGCTGCTCTACACCCGCTATATCTTCCTGTTCGAAGCGGCGGGCATCATCCTGCTGGTCGCGATGATCGGCGCCATCGTGCTGACCCATCGCGCCCGTGGCGGCGTGCGCGGCCAGAACATCGCGCGCCAGAACCGCCGCCGTCCGGAAGAGGCGATCCGTAACGTCAATCAGCCCGTGGGGCAGGGGGTGGAGCTGTGA
- a CDS encoding biotin--[acetyl-CoA-carboxylase] ligase, whose amino-acid sequence MRFVEETGSTNADMMAWVEQGVSEGAWLRAGRQTGGRGRMGRSWESPEGNLYCSTLVRLRALDPAPHTLALVAANAVHALIAPLADGQARIKWPNDILVDGAKIAGILLERAGEAVIVGIGINVKGHPKDLDRPVTSLAAQGAGEAEAEGLLERLAALFAHWLAIWRAQGLDPVRTHWLLNAHATGTAMRVNQPDGSILEGRFETLDRDGMLILRLANGDPRAIHAGDILLI is encoded by the coding sequence ATCCGCTTCGTCGAGGAAACCGGCTCCACCAATGCCGATATGATGGCATGGGTGGAGCAGGGCGTATCCGAAGGAGCATGGCTCCGCGCGGGGCGGCAGACCGGCGGGCGTGGCCGCATGGGCCGGTCTTGGGAAAGCCCGGAAGGCAATCTCTATTGCTCGACGCTGGTGCGCCTTCGTGCGCTTGACCCGGCGCCTCACACATTGGCGTTGGTGGCTGCCAATGCTGTTCATGCGCTGATCGCGCCCTTGGCTGATGGGCAGGCGCGCATCAAATGGCCCAATGACATATTGGTCGATGGCGCGAAGATTGCCGGTATCCTGCTGGAAAGGGCAGGAGAGGCAGTTATTGTGGGCATAGGGATCAATGTGAAGGGGCATCCAAAGGATCTGGATAGGCCAGTGACCTCCCTGGCCGCACAAGGCGCAGGAGAGGCTGAGGCGGAAGGCCTGCTTGAAAGGTTGGCGGCGTTGTTCGCCCATTGGCTAGCCATCTGGCGCGCGCAAGGACTTGATCCGGTGCGAACGCATTGGCTTCTCAATGCCCATGCTACGGGCACGGCCATGCGCGTCAACCAACCTGATGGAAGCATATTGGAAGGGCGCTTCGAAACATTGGATCGCGATGGCATGCTGATCCTGCGCTTGGCGAATGGCGATCCCCGTGCCATTCATGCAGGCGACATCCTTCTCATCTGA
- the nuoI gene encoding NADH-quinone oxidoreductase subunit NuoI, which translates to MSLGYYIKSFTLWEFVKAHWLTLKYFFKPKATINYPHEKNPISPRFRGEHVLRRYPNGEERCIACKLCEAICPAQAITIEAQPREDGSRRTTRYDIDMTKCIYCGFCQEACPVDAVVEGPNFEFATETREELIYDKAKLLENGDKWERAIAANLAADAPYR; encoded by the coding sequence ATGAGCCTCGGTTACTACATCAAGAGCTTCACCCTGTGGGAGTTTGTGAAGGCGCATTGGCTGACCTTGAAATATTTCTTCAAGCCCAAGGCGACGATCAACTACCCGCATGAGAAAAACCCGATCTCGCCCCGTTTTCGCGGGGAGCATGTTCTGCGCCGCTATCCCAATGGGGAGGAACGCTGCATCGCGTGCAAGCTGTGCGAGGCGATCTGCCCCGCGCAGGCGATCACCATCGAGGCGCAGCCGCGCGAGGACGGCAGCCGCCGCACGACGCGCTACGACATCGACATGACCAAGTGCATCTATTGCGGTTTCTGTCAGGAAGCCTGCCCGGTGGACGCTGTGGTCGAAGGGCCTAATTTCGAATTCGCAACGGAAACGCGCGAGGAGCTGATCTATGACAAGGCCAAGCTCCTTGAAAACGGGGACAAGTGGGAACGGGCCATTGCCGCGAACCTTGCCGCCGACGCGCCTTACCGTTAA
- the nuoL gene encoding NADH-quinone oxidoreductase subunit L gives MIQLIVLLPLLAAAIAGLGNKALGKLPAKIITTGALFISCALSWPIFISFLTGQAEPYVAPVFTWIQSGSFDAQWALRVDTMTAVMLVVVTSVSSLVHLYSWGYMDEEPDQPRFFAYLSLFTFAMLMLVTANNLLQMFFGWEGVGLASYLLIGFWFRKPSANAAAIKAFVVNRVGDLGFMMGIFGTYLVFNTISIPEILEAAPSMAGSTIGFLGHRFDTMTVLCLLLFIGAMGKSAQLGLHTWLPDAMEGPTPVSALIHAATMVTAGVFMVCRLSPMFETSPTALGFVTFIGAATCLFAATVGTVQNDIKRVIAYSTCSQLGYMFFAAGVGAYGAAMFHLFTHAFFKALLFLGAGSVIHAMHHEQDMRYYGGLRKEIPITFWTMTLGTLAITGVGLPLAGIGFAGFYSKDGILEAAYASGGSGVGAYLVGVFAALLTSFYSWRLVFLTFFGKPRWAASEHIQHAVHGHHEGADEETQHDGHDHGHAATGTAGYHPHESPWVMLVPLVVLALGAVFAGFIFHDQFIGPEGGVAFWKGALAFDSHLMHASHEVPTWVKFGPFTVMLAGLLIAWLSYIKHTDWPRRFVAQFGVLYQFLLNKWYFDELYHVLFVKPAFAIGRFFWKFGDIGFIDRFGPNGLAALVVQGNKVTRRLQSGYLYTYALVMLIGLAAAATWAMTR, from the coding sequence ATGATCCAGCTTATCGTCCTTCTCCCGCTGCTGGCTGCTGCCATCGCCGGCCTTGGCAACAAGGCTTTGGGCAAGCTACCCGCGAAGATCATCACCACCGGCGCGCTGTTTATCAGCTGCGCGTTGAGCTGGCCGATCTTTATCAGCTTTCTGACCGGCCAGGCCGAACCCTATGTCGCGCCGGTCTTCACTTGGATTCAGTCGGGCAGCTTCGATGCTCAATGGGCGCTGCGCGTTGATACGATGACCGCCGTGATGCTGGTCGTCGTCACCAGCGTGTCGAGCCTCGTCCACCTCTATAGCTGGGGCTATATGGACGAGGAGCCGGATCAGCCGCGTTTCTTTGCCTATCTGTCGCTGTTTACCTTCGCGATGCTGATGCTGGTGACGGCGAACAACCTGCTCCAGATGTTCTTCGGCTGGGAAGGCGTCGGTCTGGCGTCCTATCTCCTCATCGGCTTCTGGTTCCGCAAGCCCTCCGCCAACGCCGCTGCGATCAAGGCGTTCGTCGTCAACCGCGTCGGCGATCTTGGTTTCATGATGGGCATTTTCGGCACCTATCTGGTGTTCAACACCATCTCGATCCCGGAAATCCTGGAAGCCGCGCCGTCCATGGCCGGTTCGACCATCGGGTTCCTGGGCCACCGTTTCGACACCATGACCGTGCTTTGCCTGCTGCTGTTCATCGGCGCGATGGGCAAGTCGGCGCAGCTTGGCCTGCACACCTGGCTGCCGGACGCGATGGAGGGGCCGACCCCGGTGTCGGCGCTGATCCACGCGGCGACCATGGTGACGGCGGGTGTGTTCATGGTGTGCCGCCTCTCGCCGATGTTCGAAACATCGCCGACGGCGCTGGGCTTCGTGACATTCATTGGGGCTGCGACCTGTCTCTTCGCGGCGACGGTCGGCACGGTGCAGAACGACATCAAGCGCGTCATCGCCTATTCGACCTGTTCGCAGCTCGGCTACATGTTCTTCGCGGCGGGCGTCGGCGCCTATGGCGCGGCGATGTTCCATCTCTTCACCCACGCCTTCTTCAAGGCGCTGCTGTTCCTGGGCGCGGGTTCGGTGATCCATGCGATGCACCATGAGCAGGACATGCGCTACTATGGCGGCCTGCGGAAGGAGATCCCGATCACCTTCTGGACGATGACGCTGGGAACGCTCGCCATCACGGGCGTCGGCCTGCCGCTGGCCGGGATCGGTTTTGCGGGCTTCTATTCGAAGGACGGCATCCTCGAAGCGGCCTATGCTTCGGGCGGTTCGGGCGTGGGCGCTTATCTGGTCGGCGTGTTCGCGGCGCTGCTCACCAGCTTCTATAGCTGGCGTCTGGTGTTCCTGACCTTCTTCGGCAAGCCGCGCTGGGCTGCGTCCGAGCATATCCAGCACGCGGTCCATGGCCATCATGAGGGGGCGGATGAAGAGACCCAACATGACGGTCATGACCATGGTCATGCGGCGACGGGCACGGCGGGCTATCATCCGCACGAAAGCCCTTGGGTCATGTTGGTGCCCTTGGTCGTGCTGGCCCTTGGTGCGGTGTTCGCGGGCTTCATCTTCCATGACCAGTTCATCGGTCCGGAAGGTGGCGTCGCGTTTTGGAAGGGCGCCCTGGCGTTCGACAGCCATCTGATGCATGCGAGCCATGAAGTGCCGACCTGGGTCAAATTCGGTCCCTTCACGGTGATGCTGGCCGGCCTGCTGATCGCCTGGCTGAGCTACATCAAGCATACAGATTGGCCGCGGCGTTTCGTCGCGCAGTTCGGCGTGCTCTATCAGTTCCTGCTCAACAAATGGTATTTCGACGAGCTGTATCATGTGCTCTTCGTGAAGCCTGCCTTTGCCATCGGTCGCTTCTTCTGGAAGTTCGGTGACATCGGCTTCATCGACCGCTTCGGGCCGAACGGTCTCGCTGCGCTGGTCGTGCAGGGCAACAAAGTCACCCGCCGGCTTCAGTCCGGCTACCTCTACACATACGCGCTGGTGATGCTGATCGGCCTCGCCGCGGCCGCAACCTGGGCGATGACACGATAA